DNA from Rhodopirellula bahusiensis:
TCCAGAGCACCTGGATTGCCGATATTGACAGCGCAAATGCCGCGCCAAATCTGCCAAAAATTGACCCGACTTACGTATAACTGACAGCCTAACGGCCTGCGGCTAATGCAGCCGGCAATCTACGGCCACCATTTTGCAATTTACAATTGTCAATTTAACTTTTTCAATCGCCGCCGCAGGCAAGCCAACATGGAGCCCTCGCCGAGCGCAGCGTTCCGCCGGCAAGCAATCGGCGACGTGATTCTGTGCATGTAACCGGGCCTAACGGCCGTCGGCTCATGTGGGCATCTACTTTAGATGCTGAAGGATGAAGTTCGTCATCATGGTTCGCAGGTGATAGCGGGTTCCTTCGCCTTCGCTGACCGAGTGGGTGCGTCCGGGATAGGCCATCATTTGGAATTGTTTGTTCTCGGCGATCAAACGATTGATCAGCCGTGCTGATGATGCGTAGTGCACGTTGTCGTCGGCGGTTCCATGGATCAGAAGCAGCGGATCCGACAAACCGCTGGCGTGCGTGATCGGTGAACCCGCCACGAACGCGTCACGGTTTTCGGTGACCAATCCCATGTAGCGTTCTTGATAGATCGTGTCGTAGTCCAGTTGATCGGGAACCGGTGCGACCGCGATTCCCATCGAATACAGCTCGGGGAATTGGAACAACCCGTTGAGCGTGGAGGAGCCGCCTCCGCTCCATCCCCACAGTCCAACTCGCTCGGGATCGAGAGCTTGGAATTGTTTCAGCATCGCTTGGGTCGCATGAGCTTGGTCCGAGATCGAAATGCGACCGATCTTCTTGTAAATCGATTGCCGAAACGATTTCCCGCGAGGCGCGTTGGCACCGCGGTTGTCGACGCTCGCGACAGCAATTCCATGTTGTGTGAGCAGTCGATGCCAGAGGTAGGTGGTTCCGCCGTATTTGTCCAAGACCGTCTGGCCGGCTGGTTCGCCGTAAACATGAACAAGCAAAGGTATGCTCTTCGAGGCCAGGCTCTCGATCGTTCCGTCCTTTCCGACCGGCATCATGATCCACACATCGAGCTCCACATCCGCGGAGGCGGGATCGTCGGTGAATTCGCCGATTGGCAATCGCACAAACTCTGTGTGAACCGGAGCGAGCTTCTCGAGAGATTCCTCCAGTTCCTCATTGTTCGAGAACGTTTTCAACTGCTTGTAAGGGTCAAGCTGAACCAATCTTTTCACGGGAGCGGAATTGAAGTCAGACCAGGATTCGATGGCGTACTGAGCAGTGGGGCTGATCGAATAGGTGTATGTGCCGCCGTTCTCGGGAGACAGGAGTTGCGGCGTCGTCTTCGGTTGGCCCGCCAGTCCTTGTTCGAGCGACACTCGGTACAGGGCTCGTTGCGAGGGGTGTTCGGGCGACGCGATGAAGTCGATGTGAGTGCCCTCTTTCGCGACGGCGGCGATTGAGATCACGTCCCAGGAACCGCCGGTCACAGGCGTGATTCTGGATGGCAGATTGGATTCCGCTTCCAATGAATCAGGGGAAGGAATTTCGATCGCTTCGATGTGTTGCCAACCCGATCGTTCGGATAGCCACAGCAGACGAGGCGATGGATTGCTCTCGTCATCGCTGGCGAGAACGGAGCCGGGAAGCCAGTGCAGTTCACGCTGATGACGCACCCACGCATCACTGATCTCGGTGTGAATGTTGATGCAGTGCCCCGTTTCAACATCGCACAAGAGCACGTGGTTTTGGTTTTGTTTCCGATTGAGTTGCTGAATCAACAAACGCTGGTTCGCGTGAGCAAACTCACTGGGCAACCAATCGACCGCGGCGATGTAGTTTTCGCGAGGGTCACCGGGCAGGTCCAACCACACCGTTTGCTTGGTTTTTCGATCCCAGACGCCGACCCTGGCGGATGAGTTGGTTTGGCCAACCTTTGGATAAGCGAATTCGATGGTTTGCGCATATCGCTCGGACGTGTTGTCGATCATCGTTTGGATCGGAACATCGTTGCTGTCCAGTTCCCAGAAAGCCAGTTTCTGACTGTTGGGGCTGAACCGGAGCCCGTTTTGCAAACCGAGTTCTTCTTCGTAGACCCAATCGAACGTTCCGCTGATGAGTTTGGGATCGTCTGAGCCAGCAACCATTTGAAGGTCACCGGTTTCGCAGTCCTCCAGGTACAAATCGTTGTCGCGAACGAAGGCAATCGATTGTCCATCGGGAGCGAAGGTCGCAAACATGGTTTTCGCGTCGGGAGCGTCTTCTCCACCCACCTTTCGCCATTTCGTGTCTGGTGAATCGGTGCTCACGTCTTTCAGCCAATAGTCGCCACGCGTGTGTTTTCGCCAGACTCGTCGAGTGTTGTTGAAGACGAGCAGGGTTTGGTCGTCGGACGAAAGCGTCCACTCACGGATGCCGATTGGCTTGCGAGTGTCTTTGTCCGAATCGGTGTCCTGTGAGTCATCGCTCTGTGTCTCATCGCCTCGTGTTACGGCGTCTGGCGAATCCAGGTCGCCTTCCTCCGCTGGCAACAAGAACTTTTCGCGAGGCACGATGGTTGTCGATTCCATCTCCGGGATCGAAACCTGGTCCAGCGTCGGGCCATCTTTGCCAGTCTTTCGTTCCCACAGAACGTCTTCGGTGTCATCCCATTGCAGCGTTCGCGACTTTGACCGGAAGTCGGATGTCTTGAAAAGCCGACGCAAAGACAGTTTCGCCAGATCCTTTTTGGGCGGCGACGGAGGGGCCACGGTTGATTCCGGCGATTCAGCCAGGACAGGCGAAGTCGTCGGTGGTAGGAAACCAAGGAAGGCAGCGGTTAGAGCCAAGGTGGCCAAAGCGAAACGTCGACGGGCGAGCATGCAGCACCATTGTTAGCAGGAACGAAGGTGTGCAGTTTGGCTTGCCGAGCGAGCCGTTTCCACCATGTCGCGAAGAAACCGTGGCAGCGGGAGAAACCAGGCCGGCAATCTCGCCTGAAGGCAGCGAGGGCGTGGTGGGTTTTGCCGTGCGGGGTGGTCGCCTCGCTTTTTGGCAAAGCATCGACGTGGAGCCATGTGGGACATGGCCTACGGGGAGCCGGGTTCGATTAGGATTTGAGCGAGATGGGCCATTGCAAATTAAACAATTCAAATTGGCACTTGGCGGTGACGTGCTTGGCACCACCTGTGGCTCTGTGGTCCTGAGCCACTTTTACGCTTCCCGATCACTTCCGCTTTGGTTTGTAGATCTCGGTCGCGGTTCCGAAGTGGACTTCGCCGGCGTTCATCAACGTTTCGCTGAGCGTTGGGTGTGGGTGAACGGATTCGGTGATGTCGGTCACTTCGCAGCCCATTTCGATTGCCAGCACAGCTTCGGCGATCAGCTCACCGGCACCGGTTCCGACAATGCCGCAGCCGAGCACGCGATGCGTTTCTGGATCGACCAGCCACTTGGTCAAACCGTTCGTCACGCCGATCGCTTGAGCACGACCGCTGGCGGCCCAAGGGTAGACCTCGACGTCGACCTTGCGGCCGGCGGCTTTGGCTTCACCTTCGGTCAGACCCGCCCAAGCGATTTCAGGATCGGTGAACACGACGGCCGGGATGGCGGCTTTGTCGAAGGCGACGTTCTTGCCGGCCAAAACTTCTGCGGCAACTCTGCCTTCGTGAGTGGCTTTGTGAGCCAGCATTGGGTCGCCGGCGACGTCGCCGATGGCCAAGATGTTCGGGTCGGCGGTTCGTTGTTGTTCGTCACAAACGATGAAGCCGCGTTCGTTGACTTCGACTTGGGTGTTTTCCAGTCCCAGGCCACGGGTGACGGGACGACGGCCGATGCTAATCAGGACTCGGTCGTAGGATTCGGTGCCGAACTTGTTTGGGCCCTCGAAGCTGACCACGACTTTGTCGCCGTCTTCGGCCAGCGAACCGACTTTGGTGTTCAAGAAGATGCGACCGTCGCACATCTTGTCGACTTTTTTCGCGAGCGGTTTGACGAGGTCACGGTCGGCACCGGGCAGCAAACCTTCGCCGAGTTCGACCACGCTGACCTTGGAACCCAAGTGAGCATAGACGGTTCCCATTTCCAAGCCGATGTAGCCGCCACCGACGACGAGCAAGGTTTCGGGAATGTCTTTGAGTGCCAACGCACCGGTGCTGTCCATGACTCGGTCGCTGCCGATGTCAAACGCGGGTGGCATGGCGGGAACACTGCCGGTTGCGACGATGCACTTGTCGAACGTCAGCTTGCCGCCTTCTGGGATCGACTCGTGATCGCCTTCGAGCTTGAGTTCGTTGGAGCTGACAAACGAACCGCGAGCTTGGATGACGGTGACGTTGCGGCGTTTTGCCAGGCCGCCGAGTCCGCCGGTCAGGTTGTCGATCACCTTGTCTTTGCGAGCCCGGACGACGTCGACGTCAATCTTGGGTGCGCCGGAGTATTCGATGCCCCACTCTGATTTCAGTTCTTCCACTTCACTGATGACCTTGGCCACGTGAAGCAACGCTTTGCTGGGAATGCAACCACGGATCAGGCAGGTGCCACCGAGGCGAGGTTCCGCTTCGACGATGGTGACTTCCATCCCTTCGTCAGCTGCCAAAAAAGCCGCCGCGTATCCACCGGGGCCACCACCGAGAACGACAACCGGAGCGTGCATGATTGAAACCAGAGTAAAAAAAGGGCGATTCGGGAAAGGAAACGGCCGCGTGAAAACCACGCGGCCGATGAGTTGCAATCCGTTGTTGACCCGCCTTAGCGAGACAAGAATTCGACGACGCTGTTAGCGTCGACGGGCAGGCTGATGTCAACCGCACCTGGCAGCGACAAGACGGTCGCTCGCAGCGTTTCGCTGTCGAACGAGACCCAGTCCAGTCCGTCTGGTGGCGAGTTGGCGATCACGCCACGGTACAAGTTCTTCAAGTTTTCGCGGCCGCGAACTTCAATCAAATCGCCGGCGCGAAGCATGTAGCCGGGCTTGGTGACTTTCACGCCGTTGACGCGGAAGTGACCGTGGGTGATGCCCTGGCGAGCTTGGGGGCGAGTCTTTGTGAAGCCAACGCGGCGGACAACGTTGTCCAAACGACGTTCGCACATCAGCAACAACAATTCCCCGGTGTTGCCCGATTTACGGCCAACGTTTTCAAAGTAACGACGGAGTTGGCGTTCGCCCAATCCGTAGTAGTGTTTGATCTTTTGCTTCTCCATCAAAGCCGCACCGTAGTTACTCGGGCGACGACCGCGAGTGTGCATCCCTGGTGGTTGCGGACGACGGTCCATCGCACGAGATGCGCCGGCTGTTTCGTAAAGCATCGTGCCGAGGCGGCGATTGATGCGGGCTTTTGGTCCTGTGTAACGTGCCATCGTGACTTTCACGGTTGTGCTAAACGTCGCAGCTGATCGACTCTGAACCGATGGTCACCGAAGGCCGGATGCAAACGGAAATTCCGTGTGTGCTCCAATTCAGTGACCCGTTTCGCGAGCGAATCCTCGTTCAAGAACGAGGCTGCAAAAACGACGTGCAGCGGGGAATTGCGGCGTGTTCCTTCGTGTCGTCCGCCATTGGACACACGTGTTCACGCCAGAATTTTGAAAACGGGGCCGCAAGTGTCGTCGTTGGGCCCCGTTTTGACAAGAGGAATGAAAGTCAATCGATCACAGAATCGACCGGATTTCAGCTCGCCGCGTGGGTTTCGGCTGAAAATCCTTCCCGCGACTTGCGACTCATCAGCCCATTGGCTTGCTCGTCGTCGACAAATCGCTCGGCTTTCGGGTCCCATTTCAATTCACGGCCCAACATCAACGCAATGTTACACAGGTGACACGAGGTCATTGTGCGGTGGTGCGACCACACGTCTGAGATCGGCTGACCGCCGTCTTCAATGCAGGCAAAAAAGTTTGCCATGTGGCTCATTGCTTCTTTTCCTTTGCGAAGCTCAGCGATTTTCGCGTCGAGCTTGGCGTTGTCCTCATCGGTCAGTTGGTCGACGGGAGCACCAGTCAGCTTGCCGCGGTTGACGAAGATCCGGCCTTTGTCGCCTTCGAACAGGATCCCGTTGGGGAAATCGATGTTCTCGTCTTCGCGTTTGTAGTGGTCGGTGACGACCATTTTCGAGCCGCTGTCAAACGTCAGCTCGATGTTGAACTTCATCGCCGTGTTGTAGCCATTGGGCAGGGAAGCTTCGCCGTTGAAGAACGAGTTCCAATTGAAATCCGCGGGAACGGTTTTGGGGAATTCGCCGGTGCCTTTGATCGTGGTCGGGCCGTTTTCACCGGGAGCCAACGCCCACTGAGCGATGTCGATGTGGTGGGCACCCCAGTCCGTCATTTTGCCGCCGGAATACTCGAAGTACCAACGGAAGAACTTGCGGCGTTCTTCGCAGTAATCGGCCTCGGACGCCGGCCCAACCCACATGTTCCAGTCCAAATCGTCGGGAGCTTCCTCGGTTTCAAATGGTCCGTCGCCAGGAGCACCGCCGATCGCGATGTAAGCGTTGACGTTGTCACCGACGTA
Protein-coding regions in this window:
- a CDS encoding S9 family peptidase, with the protein product MLARRRFALATLALTAAFLGFLPPTTSPVLAESPESTVAPPSPPKKDLAKLSLRRLFKTSDFRSKSRTLQWDDTEDVLWERKTGKDGPTLDQVSIPEMESTTIVPREKFLLPAEEGDLDSPDAVTRGDETQSDDSQDTDSDKDTRKPIGIREWTLSSDDQTLLVFNNTRRVWRKHTRGDYWLKDVSTDSPDTKWRKVGGEDAPDAKTMFATFAPDGQSIAFVRDNDLYLEDCETGDLQMVAGSDDPKLISGTFDWVYEEELGLQNGLRFSPNSQKLAFWELDSNDVPIQTMIDNTSERYAQTIEFAYPKVGQTNSSARVGVWDRKTKQTVWLDLPGDPRENYIAAVDWLPSEFAHANQRLLIQQLNRKQNQNHVLLCDVETGHCINIHTEISDAWVRHQRELHWLPGSVLASDDESNPSPRLLWLSERSGWQHIEAIEIPSPDSLEAESNLPSRITPVTGGSWDVISIAAVAKEGTHIDFIASPEHPSQRALYRVSLEQGLAGQPKTTPQLLSPENGGTYTYSISPTAQYAIESWSDFNSAPVKRLVQLDPYKQLKTFSNNEELEESLEKLAPVHTEFVRLPIGEFTDDPASADVELDVWIMMPVGKDGTIESLASKSIPLLVHVYGEPAGQTVLDKYGGTTYLWHRLLTQHGIAVASVDNRGANAPRGKSFRQSIYKKIGRISISDQAHATQAMLKQFQALDPERVGLWGWSGGGSSTLNGLFQFPELYSMGIAVAPVPDQLDYDTIYQERYMGLVTENRDAFVAGSPITHASGLSDPLLLIHGTADDNVHYASSARLINRLIAENKQFQMMAYPGRTHSVSEGEGTRYHLRTMMTNFILQHLK
- the lpdA gene encoding dihydrolipoyl dehydrogenase, whose product is MHAPVVVLGGGPGGYAAAFLAADEGMEVTIVEAEPRLGGTCLIRGCIPSKALLHVAKVISEVEELKSEWGIEYSGAPKIDVDVVRARKDKVIDNLTGGLGGLAKRRNVTVIQARGSFVSSNELKLEGDHESIPEGGKLTFDKCIVATGSVPAMPPAFDIGSDRVMDSTGALALKDIPETLLVVGGGYIGLEMGTVYAHLGSKVSVVELGEGLLPGADRDLVKPLAKKVDKMCDGRIFLNTKVGSLAEDGDKVVVSFEGPNKFGTESYDRVLISIGRRPVTRGLGLENTQVEVNERGFIVCDEQQRTADPNILAIGDVAGDPMLAHKATHEGRVAAEVLAGKNVAFDKAAIPAVVFTDPEIAWAGLTEGEAKAAGRKVDVEVYPWAASGRAQAIGVTNGLTKWLVDPETHRVLGCGIVGTGAGELIAEAVLAIEMGCEVTDITESVHPHPTLSETLMNAGEVHFGTATEIYKPKRK
- the rpsD gene encoding 30S ribosomal protein S4; translation: MARYTGPKARINRRLGTMLYETAGASRAMDRRPQPPGMHTRGRRPSNYGAALMEKQKIKHYYGLGERQLRRYFENVGRKSGNTGELLLLMCERRLDNVVRRVGFTKTRPQARQGITHGHFRVNGVKVTKPGYMLRAGDLIEVRGRENLKNLYRGVIANSPPDGLDWVSFDSETLRATVLSLPGAVDISLPVDANSVVEFLSR
- a CDS encoding Gfo/Idh/MocA family oxidoreductase → MQPSRRGFLKTSALAGAVAGSTMTASSKLIAAEETKKLRLAAIGVGGSRGRYNRGGSIARGAAKFATMVAVCDVDDLHTEEFNQDFDGKLNKYRDYREMLEKEKPDVVTIGTPDHWHVPIAIACLQSGADVYCEKPLTLTIDEGKQIRKVVEETGRVFQVGTQQRSSGDLFQKAIAMVQSGYVGDNVNAYIAIGGAPGDGPFETEEAPDDLDWNMWVGPASEADYCEERRKFFRWYFEYSGGKMTDWGAHHIDIAQWALAPGENGPTTIKGTGEFPKTVPADFNWNSFFNGEASLPNGYNTAMKFNIELTFDSGSKMVVTDHYKREDENIDFPNGILFEGDKGRIFVNRGKLTGAPVDQLTDEDNAKLDAKIAELRKGKEAMSHMANFFACIEDGGQPISDVWSHHRTMTSCHLCNIALMLGRELKWDPKAERFVDDEQANGLMSRKSREGFSAETHAAS